AATACCCATAACTATGGGCTGAGAATCTGATATGGTTGTGGACCTGATGCCTTTTATGGACTGGGCTATTTCAATCACTTGGTTTCTGTTAGTAAGATAGATCGAAACCAACGCAGTGCCATATCTTGGATACCAAGGTTGTGTAATTTTAGCATGATAATGTTGTGGCTTAAacaatcaaaggctttgctcATGTCAACAAAAACACCCAGAACACTATCTCTGTTAGTAAGAAGATTGTTGATATTTAGGTGTTCGAGGATTCTAGACAATACAATCTTCTCAAGGATCTTAGAGATCGTAGGGATTATAAGATGGGCTTGTAATTTCCTATTTCATCTTTACTGCCTTTTTTACTTAACCTTtaggaggttaagtggtagagaggacttttaagtcctaacttcgcctctgtaaataaagacatttttcatttcattttttgtgGAGAAGAAAACTTTGAAGGTCTTTAGCTTTTGTGCAAACACGCTCTGAGCAAACAACAGCAGAACAACATAAAGCAACGGTAGTAAAAGTTCATGTTTGGCTATTTTCAGTATCTTGGCTGAGATTTAGGTTTAATGAATCGATTGTATTTGCAATCTCTTCAATTGTCACAGGTTTCAAGATATGCATGAAAAGGGTTCTCTCAGACAGGGGCTGAAAGTTGTCGACATTAATATCACCTATTACAAGTACTTTGCCCTTGTCTGATGATGGAAATAAGCCTAGTATATTTGAGAGCAACTAAAGTGCTTGAATTATAGTTTCTTGGCGTTTTATAGAAGGGTGATATACTCCTAGTATGTACAGAACCTCCTTACTACTCAACTTGATGGATACTCATGCCAACTCACAAATTAATGTTAATCTTTTACGTTCAATATTCAAATTGGCAATTTCGTTTTCTAGggtatttttttttgtagatcgcgaCACCTCCTTTTTGACGATTTCTTCCCCTAAAGGCAGATACCAAACTATAGCCAAATAATTTGGTGTTAGGTATTATGTTGTACCTTGTACATGTTCAGTAATCTCTGTGATATCTGGTGTTAAATTACGTTAAAAATGGTATCTCTCCGTTGTGCTGGTAAATATAATTCACATACAGTCAATTCCAACACAATGTCATCTGTGTCAGAAAAAGACCCATGAGCTTGGTGTCAGTCAAGTGCTCTGCAGTaggaatgttttttatttgatttcttttcaATTATGGTTCTATATTTCTTTCATTAAAGACTTCAAGAGATTCTTTTTTATTCATGGAAACGACAAACATCAGGGGTTTATTTCCTAGTTTCAAAGCTGATTGTAGCGTTTTAAGATCTGATATAACATCCAATCTGAAAGTAATTTGCTATTTACAATTGAGCttttaattatgtttgattttttagtttcaagctttcctattaaaataatgaaattcttctttatatatatttagctgCTTGTAAAGAAATGCTGAAAACATTCTTTTTGTTTCTTGAGCTTGCTTTTTTGTTTTGCTAGTTTCAAATTAGGCAATGCAGCTATTTCTGAATTAGACAATGTGCTAGagaattgattaatttttgtgtCTGCTTTAGGGGTTTGTAGTTTGTTTTGTAGagtttcaattacattttcaatcCTGTCCTGCCTTAATTTCATTTTGGTCATTTTGAGGAGCAGAGAGGAGTTAGAACCTGAAGCTGAAAATTCAGTATTGTCTGTGTATCAGTACTTCTGAGGGAGTTTTATCTGTTAAAGTAGGAGTTAATTCAGCACCCTTTATGAATTTAAGTGATTTATTCTCTTTTATCAGTTCCTTTACTTTTCCTTTAACTTTGATTATAAGCTCCTCTTTTTTTGCCATAGTCTACAAAATTTGCAGACAGTTCCAGTTGTAAGTTAGTTGCTTTTTTTCTAGATGTGCTTCTACTTCATGTAAAGTTTCTGTGAGAGATTTATTACTGAAGATAAGAAGAGGTCTATACCTTTCCAGTTCTGAAATTTATTGTCCAGTCATCTTTTATTCATACAGAGTGAGACAGACGACCAGTGTGGTATATATAGCTGTCCACACAAACTAACTAATTTCTTGCTTCTCATTTCCCCCTAATTTGAcctcacaataaaattattttcaactgtGTAAAATATCCCAAAAGGCCCCAATTAGAAGTGTATGTGTACTTTTTGGAGAACaatcaaatgtaaacatggaTTGTGTGATACttcaatttaaaggtctaatgTACACTGAAAATGTTGGCGCAAACATAAGTTATCCCAAATTGTTGAGTGTAAATAGACCTTTAAATCAATGTATCACACAACTCAAGTTTACATGTGAAGATTCTTCAAAAGGTATCCATACCCTGCCCCCCAAATTGGgcattttacaaagtttaatagttttatacattatgTGAGGTTGAATTAAGGAGCATgggaaataaaaagtgttaaaatcagTTTTTGTGACTGATTTAGTATATCAGTGTGTCTGTGTAGCCCTGTAtacttttgaaaattcatatCCTTATCTTCAGACATTTGAGCCTGACTATAAGATATCCTATAATTCTACTTAAATACCTACCGCTCGTGAAGTCATAACAAGGTGTCTGTTTTCCtgtctgaaatgttttttaaagggCAGTGattaatatgttgtttaaaaattgaagaaaattacatcctaaattattattttatattagtgcatggattatttatattcaagtatTTCTATTAATTAGTTTGTAGTCGGGCACCTTGTGGCAAGCCCTGTGGGTAAAATTCTTGGAACAACTTATTCTGATCGTCTTCACCCCTTACAGGTCAAGATTATATTTTGGTACTAATGTTTATGAAACTTgtgattatgtataaaaataccttaaagCCAGTAGGACACCAATCCACAAACTGGATTGTTCTCTTGGTCTTGATTGTGGCGATAGCAGCGTTGACGTCTTTAGGCACAACATCACCACGGTAGAGGACACAGCAGGCCATATACTTGCCATGGCGGGGATCACACTTCACCATCTGGTTGGCCGGTTCAAAACAGGCGTTGGTAATCTCCCCCACCGAAAGCTGCTCATGGTACGCCTTCTCCGCCGATATCACCGGGGCGTAGGTCACTAATGGGAAATGGATCCTGGGGTAGGGAACCAGATTGGTTTGGAACTCTGTCAAGTCGACATTGAGTGCTCCGTCAAATCGGAGTGAAGCTGTAATTGATGAGACAATCTGTCCCAGCAGCCTGTTCAGGTTTGTGTACGTCGGACGTTCAATGTCCAAGTTCCTTCTGCAGATGTCATAGATGGCCTCATTGTCAGCCATGAAGGCACAGTCTGAGTGTTCTAGAGTAGTGTGAGTTGTCAGTATAGAGTTGTATGGCTCTACCACTGCTGTggaaacctaaaaataaaaataaataactcaacACTCTAAATTTTAAtgatgtagtttttaaaaatacataaaataattaatttttctaaagcttgtactaacAAACAATGGTATGCATTTATCCACAATTACGTATACCAgtgtgttttattgaaaattaaataatacaggtacatgttaaaattaaatggctgagattttcttttaattttcaaaattttcgaGGTGAACACTTTACAATATTATGGtttccaattttaaaacaaataaaaattatttagacttcaaatttaacaaactatACACATGAATATTTATGCTCTATCTTTAAATGTTGTTAACATTAATATTTGGTTCTTTACATTTGTTGTGTTAAACAATAATactactaattttaatattttgaaattattcttacATGAGCGTGTGGTTGAGAAAATCATAATTATGAAACATGAAAGCCGAGAGAAAGATTATGtcatttatagtaaataaaaaaagaaaacaattattatctaTGTATTTCTAGCTTCCTAACCTAAAAAACACCCACTCCCAGAGTTCAGAGTCACtgtgaaaaatttgtattattttcaaagggttttaaaatctgagtaaaagttaaaaaaggttCATTATATACATctgacatttttatcaaataatctAGCAGATTTGTATTACAAAGAACAACTTTTATTGAAAACCTTTTTCTTTAAAGCTTGTTTGCTCctaatgaaatatttgtgttgCAGGACTTTGGTTTGTCTTCTATATTGTaaccaatattaataataaactcatttttacAATCAATTCAAGATTATTACAACTCCacaaaatgaaacaaacatttattgtGTAGGGATTTAATAATCTATTCCTTCTGCTTTTAATATCAGAATTAACTTCAAATTATTGAATTGTACTACATTATGTTGGAAAAAAAGGCTggctaaaacaaaatgtttttttacttcttaacatttgttgatacaaaataatttgaattgattttgaaTTTGTATTGCCTCTTATAATTGAGAGATGaagaaatctaataaaattattcCAAAGCTGATTTTATTCGAAAGTtcataattaaatatcaatatgttCCTTGATTTTAGTGACTAGCAATAGATTTGAGTATATAAAAAACAGTGATATTTGTAACCACTTTAACCTCTTTGCAAAACTAACATActgctttttaaatttcttaattaagaAGGAAGCTCATAAGTACCTGAGGTGCAGGATAAATGGCATATTCCAGTTTACTTTTTTTGCCATAGTCCACAGAAAGTCTTTCCATAAGGAGAGAAGCAAACCCAGAGCCTGTGCCTCCTCCAAACGAGTGGAAAATAAGGAACCCCTGTAGGCCTGTGCACTGGTCCGCCAGCTTCCTGATCCTGTCCAGCACCAAGTCCACAATCTCCTTGCCGATGGTGTAGTGGCCCCGCGCATAATTGTTGGCCGCATCCTCCTTGCCTGTGATCAACTGCTCAGGGTGGAACAACTGCCTGTATGTGCCGGTCCTTACTTCATCTGGACAATGTGTAAAATACCAATTTGAAAGATTGCTTTCTGTGTAAACTTGTATCTGTATTATCAATGACAtcttcagtaaaatatattagtgaTCTGGGAAAAAAATGCAGTGGGTTTTCAAGTAGAACTCATGACAATTGAAGTATGTGCCAGAGGCCTAACTAAGAAATTTGCCAAtcgttattattatatattttttaagctacTCTAAGGCATTAGTAGACTTCACTTCTTAattaaccctagaatggtaacgcCTATTTGCCACACATaaatggtaacgcgtagtctctcagactactttagggaaaatgaataaaaatgtataaaaatataatttaaattaaatttatttacaaatgacgttatttacatcttagaggtcatgtttcctgatttttgttgatttcagtctttattggaacactttacACACAGCATTCCTCGGTGCTCCCAGCaaatatgcttataacattttgtgcacTGGAATCGGGTCATTCTCCTTTTTATCGCTGGGCAAACTGCACAAATCTTCCTTGTTCCTGcttcttcaataacattttgagcCTCAGATGTTGATGGGCCAACGACATCTTCAATGTTTCGTTTGAGATTCCTTGATAAATTTGGCAGTTTTTTGTCTTCCCTGAATGTGCGGAGTTATTAGTTCAACACATATTTCTTTAGCAAATGCCCTTCTTGTCAtaggtttaatttttgttgacaatgcctgatggacataaataacaaatgagttgATCAAAAACCCGTTTCATCATGATCACTTTCTTGTTCATCACAATCACTTCGTTCAAGTTCAGATAttatttctcttatttcaaaactagtgttCAGTGGATCAGCCATGGTTACTTGACCATCCACggtaaaaattatcagaaaaactaacactacattcgcacaaaataacttttcatatatttactcaggaacaaaaaagtaacataaacggTAACGCGTAGTCTACCAGACGACTATGGGCTCACTGAAATGAACTgagtgaatgaaacaaaatggaACCCTATCCAGCATTAACCTTGGCTGGCAGGGGGAAGGTATTGGTGATGGGGGGTTGGTCACGTCATGCACATGCCACCTGGACCGGTTTTTGTAGCTTGCGTcgtctgagagactacgcgttaccattctagggttaagAGAATCCAAGAATAccttaatgaaattaaaacaaacaaagagACCTTTAAAGGGTGCTAGGCATGGAGGTGAGCACACTTTCAAAAGTTAGGACACCCTTGCAAATACAGCCGGGAAGAGAATTATTGTGGAACCAGAACCGGAGATTTGAGTTTTTGTCTCAATAGTAACGTTCTGGTTTCCATTGGAAAAGAAAGTCCATGATATGGACCTTAGCTTAAACAGCAGAAAATGTTTTTCCAATCCAGATggttttatatttcagtaaaacaatACTTGGCCAGTAGTTAGTAAGCTAACAGAACATTGACCTCTGTTTGAGatttcaaaaacgtttaaagGAGACAGAAGATGGGACTGCGCCAAATATTAAGAGTATGTGTATACGATGATTCAGAGAAACAtatggttataaatttaattatttctagcATCATAAAAGGACACACATATGTTGCTGTTTTTGAACACAAAAGAGTAAAGAATTGTAACAGTAAAGAATTTTgagaatataatttgtttttaggtTCATATTTGATTAGTAACTAAAGGAAATAAAagcattgtaaaataaatttacactaaAGTACATTCTTATAACTCCTCACTGTGAAAACAATGTGCAAACTCCTTTAggtagttttgatattttatttattttcttcagaaGTTATTGTGCTatgatttttattcataacattctttaaattgattttttggaTGTGAATGAaccaaattttacatatttataacagaTTTTGAAAGAGATTTAAGGTGACATATTGAGCAgcactatattattttatacagcaaGTCATTTTCTGGCAGATATATTTGTTTCTTCTGCATTATTTAAAACAGCTTGTTGATAAATGCTCTAGAGTTACCTAAATATTGAAAAGTCTGActtgttttatttagtacaatataGAATCAGATTAATTAATCAGTACTTTACTTAAGAATGTAATTACAATCATGTATCTGATGAGGATACAAAGCTGAAGTTGCTAGATCAACAAGGTCCAGAAAACCAGAAGAAACAAccagcttaaaaaatataaattcagtcgtttcaaaaatattgattgctaaactacaataaaatattcagtcagacaaaatttaaattttactcagaCTTAGATATGGGAAGTCCTTGTGTGAATGAATCTGAGGTGAAACTTTATTTTTCCCTGGCCCATTGAGGATAGTAGCAAATTACTTGAGTCTGaaagtatttaatgtatttaacttGTGCTAGAAGTAGCAATAGTTTTCTGAGCCTgagaatcaaattaaattttgaatacacTAGCCCTGCCTTGTTAACATGTTCACAACGATcgtagttttattgattttttaatatgtcacatgtatTTCGCACTACATAAATCAAAGGCCATCAAAATGTTACGCCATTCTAAAATgctgtaatataaatttgataacatcaaatttatttgcaaatatgGATGGGTTAAACtcactatacaaataaaaattactgggCTGAGGAAATGGTGTGCCATGGGTCTCTAGATCGTGAACATGTTAATCAAAATACTGGTTGAATATAGAAACAAGACATATATAGATACATTGGTTGTTTGAGCCCcaaatgtgttattttgtttgtctTGGAAAAACATTGCCTGAATCTGAGAAAGCTTTCAATGCTGCTTTTCAGCAGGAAAAACATTGGCTTTGGAGCCTGAGGAGAAAATTAAATACCACTCATTCAAACTTTGGGAGAAATATTGATCTTGACTGTTAAATCCAGAAGAAACTATTAATTCAGGCCCAAATAGAAAATTCTTTCCAGGATTTAAGAAAAAACCAATAatgaactttaatattatttgatatttaaaacaattgtttgtcTAGATCAAAGAAAGACTTTGACTTACATTTAGTAATGAATTACATAATCTAGCAATTCTTACTCATTCTacacaaaatcaattttatatttgccCATGATTTGACACTTAAGATCTCCGTACCAACAACTGTAGGTTCCAAATCAACAAAAACTGCTCTTGGTACATGTTTGCCTGCACCAGTTTCACTGAAGAAGGTGTTAAAACTGTCGTCTCCTCCTCCTGTTGTCTTGTCGGAAGGCATCTGTCCATCGGGTTGAATCCCATGCTCAAGGCAATACAATTCCCAGCATGCATTGCCAATCTGGACTCCTGCCTGGCCAGTATGCACTGATATGCACTCACGCTATAAAAAGTAAACTAAGTAAACAAATGAGTTTTGATAAAATTCTGCAAGGATCATCATAGTTCCCTATTATTATAccacttattttaataatattattttataattcttactTCAAGAGTGTAACCTTGACATTTccattatgtaaaataaaataaatgttttctctcTAGCAaacaatcattttatattttgcctgatgttaaaaaaaaaaaaacacacgttAAATGCTGTAgttcaatgtttataaacagtttcaaacagaaaatattctccctatataattgtaaaaatacatgtAAAGTTGCTTTTTTCTAAGTAGGTGCTATATGAGCAATCAAAACAACATTTCAAATAACATAGtgcctttgtttttttgttttcatgcATAAACTATTGAACCAATTGTAGGCTACTGaaattttatatcaacattttagGGTCCCAAGGATGAATATGAATATGAACTAAAATTATGACAACTT
This genomic stretch from Homalodisca vitripennis isolate AUS2020 chromosome 6, UT_GWSS_2.1, whole genome shotgun sequence harbors:
- the LOC124364891 gene encoding tubulin alpha-1 chain-like — its product is MRECISVHTGQAGVQIGNACWELYCLEHGIQPDGQMPSDKTTGGGDDSFNTFFSETGAGKHVPRAVFVDLEPTVVDEVRTGTYRQLFHPEQLITGKEDAANNYARGHYTIGKEIVDLVLDRIRKLADQCTGLQGFLIFHSFGGGTGSGFASLLMERLSVDYGKKSKLEYAIYPAPQVSTAVVEPYNSILTTHTTLEHSDCAFMADNEAIYDICRRNLDIERPTYTNLNRLLGQIVSSITASLRFDGALNVDLTEFQTNLVPYPRIHFPLVTYAPVISAEKAYHEQLSVGEITNACFEPANQMVKCDPRHGKYMACCVLYRGDVVPKDVNAAIATIKTKRTIQFVDWCPTGFKVGINYQPPTVVPGGDLAKVQRAVCMLSNTTAISEAWARLDHKFDLMYAKRAFVHWYVGEGMEEGEFSEAREDLAALEKDYEEVGLDSTEAEGEGGED